The genomic window GGAGGGGGTGGAAACTGAGCTGGCACTGGGAACTGCTGGGtagggggaggaggtggtgggggcggtggaggaggaggcggcggtggtggtggtgcggGGGCAGGCGGTGGGTACTCGTCGAGGTCTCCATTCGGAGACAAGAGGTCCCGTGGCGGGCTGGGGAACCTTTCCTTCAGCGCCTGCTTCAGCCCAATGGAGTAAACGGGCTGGCTCATGGGAGCAGGACcaggggggggtggaggaggaaatgcaACCCCATTGGTgtatggagcaggaggaggagctgggggcGGAGGCACAAAGGCAGGTGGGGGGGCTACGCTGGGAGGGCCGAGCCTCAGCGAGGCCATGGCTGACCCAGGGGTGGGCATTGATGGCGGAGGAGGTGGCGGCGGGGGAGGCGGGACATTAGTCCTTGCAGCAATGTGGTTCACATTGGGTTTGATGGACACTTTAGCAACAGGTGGTTTCGGAGCTGGGGGCAGCCTGTGGTGATTGGCCGTCTGTGAGGAATTCTGGTTCTGCAGCCTGTTGATCGTGCTGAACTTGTACATGGTGAGAGCTGGCGAGTGGTGCGACACACTTTGAACCGGCGGTGGCGGAGGGGGAGGTGGCGGTGGAGGTGGGGGCGGAGGAGctggcggctgctgctgctgtggtggggGCATGTTGTGGTAGCCACTGACggtctgtggctgctgctgtggtggggGCATGTGGTGGTAGCCACTGACggtctgtggctgctgctgtggtggggGCATGTGGTGGTAGCCACTGACGTTTTGTGGCTGTTGCTGTGGTGGGGGCATGTGGTAGTAGTCACTGACGGCCTGTGGCTGTTGCCGCTGTATCTGCGAGGGCATGTGGTGGTAGTCACTTTCggtctgtggctgctgctgctgctttggtGGTGGCATGTGGTGGTAGTCACTGACggtctgtggctgctgctgcggggGCATGTGGTGGTAGTCACTGACggtctgtggctgctgctcagGTGGGGGCCTATGGTGGTAGCCACTGACGGCCTgtggctgttgctgctgctgctcctgctgcggGGGCATGTGGTGGTAGCCAGTGACGGTCTGTGGCTGTTGCTGCGGGGGCATTTGGTGATAGCCACTGACAGTCTgtggctgttgctgctgctgcggtgGGGGCATGTGGTGGTAGCCACTGACAGTCTgtggctgttgctgctgctgctgctgctgcaggggcaTGTGGATGTAGTCACTGACggcctgtggctgctgctgtgggggGGGCAGGTGGTGGTAGCCACTGACGGCCTGTgacgtctgctgctgctgctgcggagaCTTTGGCGGCGCTGGCTGAGGGCGTTGAGGCGATTGGGGCAGAGGCTGCAGGGCCTGTTGAGGAGACTGAGGCGGCAGGTGCTGCTGTTGTGGTTGGACCAGTGTCTGGGGGTGCACTGGTGGGTGCTGAGGCTGTGGTGGTGGCGGTGTTTGGGCCTGGGGATGAGTCTGAGGAGGGGGCGTCAGGGCTGGGTGGTCCACTGAGTGCTGGCTGTGATGCCGGTGACTGTGGGAAGGATGCGGCAGGGTGGCTCCTCTGGATGCCTCCATTCTTATCTGCTGTAAAGAGATTGTGTGTCAGCACAGTGAAGTGAATCtgatatatattttgaaatccAAAAACAAGCTTTTGTCAGTACCTTGGTGCTTTCCTCGATCTGGGTCCCTCTCTTCCAGGCCTCAGAGAAAATGGAGCTCACCACACTCTGGGAGCGGCCGTGAGAGGAGCCTGTGTCCACACCACTGTCCGACTGTCCTGAATGATTGGACTGGGACTCTGGAAGCACAGACAATGACAGAAGGAAGAGTATCCTcagtacagaaacaaagaatGATACATGGAAGgtaacatgaaatataatatgAGACATATTAAGACTAAAAATCTATGACATGAATTGACAGTGTACTAACCAGGTATGCTGGCAGAGCTGGAGCCTGATCGAAtgctggaggtggagagagacgACCAATCATAGGCCGCCTCTGTTCTCTTCATGGCTTCCTGGTAGTTCCCATAAAGCTGCTTTCCatactacacacaaacacaagcaaggaCAAGGAGAaagataatgaaataaaagtaagTTAGATgatgtctctgtttctctaacAGGACCTGAACTCAGGTTTTGACCTACCTTGGCGATTCGGATTCCATTCACCCACTGGTGCAGGGTCCTGACATCATCGCAGCACAAGTACTTGATGTACTGCGACTTCTTCTGGATTTGTGGATGCTGCAAAATGAAATTAATCAACAATAAATACTTTACTCTCCATGAATGCCTCAAATAACACAATCTTCCTCATAATGAAAATAGGCAATTCTGACTTATTCAATGGAAATCATAGAAACCGAGGTATTATTGAATATAGGCTAATGACAGTAGATGCATGTTGCTTGTCAGACCATGtcagtgaaaagctctcatCGGTCTCTAAGGACCGTGGTAAACAtttcacacgttcacacatacagtgttCTGTTAAATATGTTATTGTACAGATGAGAACAGATCTTTGGAGGATTTTAACACATATTTCCCAGTGGCAGATGAAGCAATATGGCTTCACCTTGAGAGCCAGGCAGTAGTCAGTGGGAGCCTTGTATTTGCTGCGGTAGTCCTGGCCATAATACACGTTAACATGGTCCAACTGCAGGAAGCACACTAGATCTCTGGAGGCCTGCGGAGAGGGAGACACGGGAGACATTGATACATGACCAATCACAAAGAGGAAAGAGGCTGAGTAGAGCTGCAGTGAAGCAGAGTGCAGGAGTCGAATGTTTTCAGTGAATCCAGAAAAGTTCACGCACAGAGAATTTTGCATTGAGTAGATTACAGGAGAAagattacatatttatatttgaagaaTTGCAACAAACTGGCtttaaataattacagttggaggatcttctttatttattcagatgCTTGAGCTTGAACTGTAATGTACTGTAGAGCCTAACCTCCTTTTTCAGCTCACACTGATTACAGAATTTAAATAAGGCATCAAAATAATTAACCACTGGCCTCGAGTACTGCAGCTACCGCTAATGTGGTGCTACGGAAAACCGTGCAAAAAGTGTTGCAGTGTGAAAATAGCTTTAGAGGATGACAATGCTAAAAATAGAACACACGTGGAGTGCAAATCTGTGCAGTGATCAGGCCCCAAAACAGGAAATACCACAGGGCTGATTGTGCGAGTCTGGTTctcataaccctaacccacattTCTGTAGGATGACTGTGTGCCGACAGTGAACCATCCCAAGTCTCACTGACCTTGGCTTTGCCCTTTGGGACGTAATAGATCCCAGAAGCCCTGAGGAGGAAGTAACGCTTCTTCCACGACTTCTTCCCGTCCTCCTTCAGCCACAGGATGCCCTCGATCTCCGGCACAGACACCGTGCCGCCGCAGAAACACTCCTGGAGAATAAGAATTGATTTTAAAGTTTTGTCTTCTGATTCATCCTCTCGTTCAGCCCTCTGCTGTCCTTTTAGCCTCACCTCTAATAGAGCCTCTTTATTCCTGTCTGCCATCTCTGATGTCTCCTTCCGCCCCAGCAAATAGTTCTGGAAGCGATTTGAGAAGAACAGTGAAGTTAAAAGAgggcgaggagaggagagaagagaagggggggggcgGTGTTAAGTCGGTGGCTCACCTCCTCTTAtgttaaataaattattcaccTTTACTCGCTCTAGAGCTTTGACCTACTTCCaaccccaacacaaacacactcccctGCTCACTCGCCGGCTCTGTGGGCCCTGCAGTCGCCTTACATGCattaacaatgtgtgtgtgtgtgccaacaTGAGCTTTCAGCATTTACACGCTGAACGCAGGGCAGCTACGGAGGCTGCATCGAGAAGATGATCGGCCCTCTGATGTGTGCGTGCGATGAAGCGTAATGGACGCTCACCTGTGGGTTTTTGAAAAGAGCGTATTTCTCGATGCGCTCGATGAACATGAGCTTGTTGTGACTGTCCCGGGTCCAGTTCAACAGAttctccaccaggttctcgtgATCCTCAAAAATACGTtctgagagagagtgagagaaagagagagagagagagtaggggaggaaaaaggaaagagcGTGAAGATAACATGCAAGATGTGCAGTTTTCTTTTGCTGACCTGCAAATGGGCATTTAATTTCCTCCTGCTGGGGATTTGTGTTTACAGGGTGGAGCATAAACCTTTAAATGTAAGCCTGAAGTCACAAACAGTGACTGTGCCAAGATCTCACATGATTACACCACAGTGCACGTTTGTAACCTACATTGTTTACATTGGCTGCGCACTCTGCGATTCACTTATACTGCGTGCAAAATGCTGTCCATATGCTAACAGTGCAGACTGAAGCAAACCATAAACAATGCTTAGATGAGTCAGGAGCGGTGGGGACGTACCCATCTGGAGCTCCGTGATGGTTTCCACAAGGGCCCAGTCGGGGCTGTAGCCACAGTGCGACTTgtccagcaggctgtccagcacCTGCCTGACGGACTGCCGCTCGTCCACCATCATGGTCTTGGAGCTCTCGTCCGACATGTGGACCCTGATCAccagctgaggaggagggagagtgggaGAAATGAGAATGTTGGTTGACTTAATGCGAAAAGCATGTAGGCAGTAGATCATCtagttatctatctatctatccttccaCCTGGCTGGATATAGGTTTAACTTTTCATTACTGTATGCTTAAAGGGTAGGGTATTGACCCAGGAAGAACTCATTGAAGGTGGTGTATCCAGGAATTCTTGTTCAACTTTAGAATTCTTAGCCTTTGGATACACCTACTTAACACTGTAATCCAGTAATCTTGCCAAAGTCTTTGCATCCACAGGTAAACAAAAGTCCTCCATAACAAGCGAGCTTAAACTAAGCTGAACGTGACCAACGCATCAGTGCAGAATCCAGCTTGACACAGTCAACAGCCCACATAGGTCATGTCCTGGGGTGAAACTAAATACAACCCCCTGATTCCTCTCCCGTTCATTCCCCGCCCATTGGGACCCAGACATCTAATCGGTATCTGTTGGTACAGTTGACCGGCACGTGTGACTCAGACGTGGGGAGTGTGACCTACATCTCTCACAGGAGGGACACTTACAAACCACCTAGTCTGGCAGAAATAAAGAAGAATAGTAAAACAGAACCAGAAATCCCACAGCTTCAACGAGAGATAAGGTTTTGAAATTTCCATCCACCTGCAATAAAAATGGATAGACTGTGATAAATCTAAAATATAGTAAGTAGTAAGACTGGCTGCTTAAAGCCCTGACAAGCACAGCACTAATAATTTAGCACATCGCAGCGTTCTCCAGCGCTGAGGGTTCTTTTCATGTGCCGCCTGTACCAGGATGCTGTATCTTGTCATAATATATTCACTTGGCACTCAAGTTGAGCTCTGTTCGTTGGAACGCTATTCACTGCATGGTAAAAAGGACCATTCTGCTAAATGGAGTAACAGAGACAGTTCATTCATCGGCGGAAATACTGTCTGCGGAGCCCAATACCGATTTCCccaacagagacaaacacacgccGTGGCTTTCAGAAAGCAAGGCGCCTCTGTTGTTCGCCCAGAACCAACACTCGCTTTGCTGGATGGTGTAAATGAGACGTCTTGTGCAGAAAGCGGTTGCATTGTCTTGTGACGCACACTGCATCTTTTTCCCAAAGCCTCTTTCTGATTTCGCGCTCCCTCCCCggctgatacacacacataatcaaacACTGCAATGACCTATTTTCTCTGCGCCTCACCGCCTCGCTGTGAATGAAGTTCACAAAGAAATGCGGCGTGCGGCGAATATGACAAGACGGCAATTACTATATCTGAGTCCAAATGGGTTCGTCCAAAAGAGAAAGCGAGTTAGTGAGGAAGAGTGTGGTCATACCTTTTTAACCTGAGCCTCCTTGATTTTTTCCAGGGCGACTCGGATCTTCTCAGCCTTCAGTTTGGCTGCTTGCTCCTCCTAAAGGAACACAGGAGCACGGTTAACACATCTGTCATTCACACAAAACCACATCGCTTTCTCCACAGCCTTGCCTCGTCCCCTTCACCCAGGTCTTTCATCTTTCCTCAGGCAGGAAAGAAACAtcctacacacgcacacttcaTTAAATAGTAAGCATGCTTCTTCTACACCATTTAAACGCACAGGTTTCGGGCACGGTGGCGCCTGGTATCTAATTTTCCTCTGGCTTGCTTACCTGCCCCCTCCAGCAAGATGCCATCACCTCCATTCCACAGGTAGTGTCTCAGCGGGTTTTCCCTTATgtgtgaataaacaaataaacgcTGGGATGGGAAAACTCTGCTATTGTGACACTGGTCCAGCATCCCCTCAAATGTGGCGCTCCATTTGCCGTCTACGGCTCCATATTGGATTTCGCATGGAGCTGCGATGGTTTCTTTTGATCTCGCTATACAGCAGAGGGGAAACAATGGCTGAAGATCCCAGAAGGGCGAGCGGCTGTGGATGAGTGTGGGATCAGCTCAGAGCCTCTACGCCCTCCAGTCAGACAGAAAATGATCTCCTGCGACgatcatgtaaaaaaaagatcttaCAAAAATATCCATACGCGTCCATAACtgataaagatggaggaaaacGGGTTCTTTCCCAGTTGTCTACACAACAgtgcgagaaaaaaaaaacctactgctgctgctgcttcattaaAAGTTATTCCACCGTGATCCTCAGCCCGGCGTCCATGTCCTCCATCACTCGAAGACGACGGCGGTCAAACGAGCCGAGCCTGTGGCGAGCACTTGGTGACAGCgctgacacacagacatgtgCCTGAGATGTGCACAACTTCACTTAAGCCCCAAGTGAGACAGTGGGGAAGACGatgcccctcccccctcccaccctttcttcctgcttcctccccccctctccatcactatcttcccctctctctctttctagaAGAGATGCAGAGGTTCGGGAGCGTGCCCAATCGATAAAAGataatccccccaaaaaatagaAGACTAGCCAACCACTGAGCCCCATTCGCAGGACCCTTTAGCAGTCAGGACAaggagtggagggggggagacCGTGACTGACGCTGGCCCCCGGCGTGAAACTACAGCGACGAGGACTGAGAGTGGAATGAGAAGCCGAGGTGCTGAATATTTGAAGTTGTGCACActcaggcatgtgtgttaaaagACAGGGGGCAGAGGAGGGGCATTATCAAGCGCTCCCCAAGCCTGTAAACTCAATAACCACCCCGCCCCCTTGACCCGGTCTTTTCACCATGACGGGCTCCAGAGCACATACACATTAATGCAATAAAGCCGTCCCTCTGTTTGGTCAACACGTAGATCCAGGCTTTTAGTCATCCGAGtgggagcgtgtgtgtttggaggagaaacagaggtcGTGGGGGTTGTGCAGATTATAGTCCAGAGTCAATCTGAGTCACAGTGTAGGTTTAGCCCTCTGtggacccccacccccccaccgcCACCACCCCCACTACTCGCTCTAATGTCCTTTATCCCCTCGCCACATGACAACTACACCATGCTTTTCTAATCGGACATTGGTCTGATTCCTATTCCGCCGCCGTTTTCCCatccacttacacacacaagcCAATTTTGAAAGGCTCTTCTGCCAAGCCTGGCTCTTCTTCCCACACTCTCCCTCCTCGCTTGTTCCCAAACAAACTGGAATCATTCACTATTCCAATTTCTGAgcgaggggggagggagaggatgtGCAAGTCTCACCCATCAAAAAGTGTAACGCTAACACATTAACTCCCTCGCAGCCTGTTCGCCGCAGGCTATCTGCCCTGTCCGCCATTTTTTACAGTGATTCAAATGCTTTCTGCAAACGGGCAGAGTGGAACGCTGAGATGCCAGAAACCAATAGCCTTGAAACAATTAATAGATTCCATTGTTTTGTATCCGACTCAGAAAAAGTAA from Platichthys flesus chromosome 22, fPlaFle2.1, whole genome shotgun sequence includes these protein-coding regions:
- the raph1b gene encoding ras-associated and pleckstrin homology domains-containing protein 1b isoform X1, whose translation is MEQVSDDELDHGAEEDSDKEDQDLDKMFGAWLGELDKLTQSLDDGKPQKALQKPPLRQETNMANFSYRFSMYNINEALNQGDTVDLDALMADLCSIEQELNTVSKPNSTSRGQSKGQQRTGVGRAASSKHTGTSGGGSSGGSTSSSTRASPANTVRGGSVNARPAASNISLDDITSQLEKASLSMDEAARQTSSSSSSSSSSFSSTTLRRPSSGSSGGGQHRRAGSVGAVSEQEAPSQRSSVNSACASASSMDSLDIDKVLTGGEAEGQSSSNAPGPNQTSTEHVVLRRANGQPARRQLDFTSQAGEVDRATHSYLDRETSLILKSIAGKPSHLLTKEEQAAKLKAEKIRVALEKIKEAQVKKLVIRVHMSDESSKTMMVDERQSVRQVLDSLLDKSHCGYSPDWALVETITELQMERIFEDHENLVENLLNWTRDSHNKLMFIERIEKYALFKNPQNYLLGRKETSEMADRNKEALLEECFCGGTVSVPEIEGILWLKEDGKKSWKKRYFLLRASGIYYVPKGKAKASRDLVCFLQLDHVNVYYGQDYRSKYKAPTDYCLALKHPQIQKKSQYIKYLCCDDVRTLHQWVNGIRIAKYGKQLYGNYQEAMKRTEAAYDWSSLSTSSIRSGSSSASIPESQSNHSGQSDSGVDTGSSHGRSQSVVSSIFSEAWKRGTQIEESTKQIRMEASRGATLPHPSHSHRHHSQHSVDHPALTPPPQTHPQAQTPPPPQPQHPPVHPQTLVQPQQQHLPPQSPQQALQPLPQSPQRPQPAPPKSPQQQQQTSQAVSGYHHLPPPQQQPQAVSDYIHMPLQQQQQQQQPQTVSGYHHMPPPQQQQQPQTVSGYHQMPPQQQPQTVTGYHHMPPQQEQQQQQPQAVSGYHHRPPPEQQPQTVSDYHHMPPQQQPQTVSDYHHMPPPKQQQQPQTESDYHHMPSQIQRQQPQAVSDYYHMPPPQQQPQNVSGYHHMPPPQQQPQTVSGYHHMPPPQQQPQTVSGYHNMPPPQQQQPPAPPPPPPPPPPPPPPPVQSVSHHSPALTMYKFSTINRLQNQNSSQTANHHRLPPAPKPPVAKVSIKPNVNHIAARTNVPPPPPPPPPPSMPTPGSAMASLRLGPPSVAPPPAFVPPPPAPPPAPYTNGVAFPPPPPPGPAPMSQPVYSIGLKQALKERFPSPPRDLLSPNGDLDEYPPPAPAPPPPPPPPPPPPPPPPPTQQFPVPAQFPPPPAPPPAPPKTFTPGFIPHAPPKPVSPVSPFPPAPPYAALGGPAPAPPPPPPPPSSGAFKKQFSLHAGHTSSQPPRTLPKQHSLSKPPMSTGAPPTISLVKQLASQFPGAPSQVANHTESPKAPLSPPAVKTKPRWQPGGVQQLQSPEFPPPPPDSNAGFPAAPAPPAPPPPPPPPPPAPVTGPTPPPPPLPPGNLASTMRAPSGSSHFGGKKAPPTPNRNSSVKSDSSGSYEESRRNLLSKFGSKSNTPPSSPCPTSSSTGSPSKDHSAGPRAPPKPGKLNLANLPMGLQSKVSQAKQSSGDFPSPPPDCAYFPPPPPATEIFPPPPPPGDTHSGGPPRVAVVNPQPQAPPPPPPVSLFSNSTWGKSSLKKTPPPTLVRRSNNTPEPPPLSPPPTSPKGSSGQPNFLDDLHRTLKRKSVGRQGSLNSAGLSGKLEPAGTMDDMALPPPPPELLQDQGMQSNGGNGGYMSGNISGYATLRRGPPPAPPKRGDGTKLTGEC
- the raph1b gene encoding ras-associated and pleckstrin homology domains-containing protein 1b isoform X2, yielding MEQVSDDELDHGAEEDSDKEDQDLDKMFGAWLGELDKLTQSLDDGKPQKALQKPPLRQETNMANFSYRFSMYNINEALNQGDTVDLDALMADLCSIEQELNTVSKPNSTSRGQSKGQQRTGVGRAASSKHTGTSGGGSSGGSTSSSTRASPANTVRGGSVNARPAASNISLDDITSQLEKASLSMDEAARQTSSSSSSSSSSFSSTTLRRPSSGSSGGGQHRRAGSVGAVSEQEAPSQRSSVNSACASASSMDSLDIDKVLTGGEAEGQSSSNAPGPNQTSTEHVVLRRANGQPARRQLDFTSQAGEVDRATHSYLDRETSLILKSIAGKPSHLLTKEEQAAKLKAEKIRVALEKIKEAQVKKLVIRVHMSDESSKTMMVDERQSVRQVLDSLLDKSHCGYSPDWALVETITELQMERIFEDHENLVENLLNWTRDSHNKLMFIERIEKYALFKNPQNYLLGRKETSEMADRNKEALLEECFCGGTVSVPEIEGILWLKEDGKKSWKKRYFLLRASGIYYVPKGKAKASRDLVCFLQLDHVNVYYGQDYRSKYKAPTDYCLALKHPQIQKKSQYIKYLCCDDVRTLHQWVNGIRIAKYGKQLYGNYQEAMKRTEAAYDWSSLSTSSIRSGSSSASIPESQSNHSGQSDSGVDTGSSHGRSQSVVSSIFSEAWKRGTQIEESTKIRMEASRGATLPHPSHSHRHHSQHSVDHPALTPPPQTHPQAQTPPPPQPQHPPVHPQTLVQPQQQHLPPQSPQQALQPLPQSPQRPQPAPPKSPQQQQQTSQAVSGYHHLPPPQQQPQAVSDYIHMPLQQQQQQQQPQTVSGYHHMPPPQQQQQPQTVSGYHQMPPQQQPQTVTGYHHMPPQQEQQQQQPQAVSGYHHRPPPEQQPQTVSDYHHMPPQQQPQTVSDYHHMPPPKQQQQPQTESDYHHMPSQIQRQQPQAVSDYYHMPPPQQQPQNVSGYHHMPPPQQQPQTVSGYHHMPPPQQQPQTVSGYHNMPPPQQQQPPAPPPPPPPPPPPPPPPVQSVSHHSPALTMYKFSTINRLQNQNSSQTANHHRLPPAPKPPVAKVSIKPNVNHIAARTNVPPPPPPPPPPSMPTPGSAMASLRLGPPSVAPPPAFVPPPPAPPPAPYTNGVAFPPPPPPGPAPMSQPVYSIGLKQALKERFPSPPRDLLSPNGDLDEYPPPAPAPPPPPPPPPPPPPPPPPTQQFPVPAQFPPPPAPPPAPPKTFTPGFIPHAPPKPVSPVSPFPPAPPYAALGGPAPAPPPPPPPPSSGAFKKQFSLHAGHTSSQPPRTLPKQHSLSKPPMSTGAPPTISLVKQLASQFPGAPSQVANHTESPKAPLSPPAVKTKPRWQPGGVQQLQSPEFPPPPPDSNAGFPAAPAPPAPPPPPPPPPPAPVTGPTPPPPPLPPGNLASTMRAPSGSSHFGGKKAPPTPNRNSSVKSDSSGSYEESRRNLLSKFGSKSNTPPSSPCPTSSSTGSPSKDHSAGPRAPPKPGKLNLANLPMGLQSKVSQAKQSSGDFPSPPPDCAYFPPPPPATEIFPPPPPPGDTHSGGPPRVAVVNPQPQAPPPPPPVSLFSNSTWGKSSLKKTPPPTLVRRSNNTPEPPPLSPPPTSPKGSSGQPNFLDDLHRTLKRKSVGRQGSLNSAGLSGKLEPAGTMDDMALPPPPPELLQDQGMQSNGGNGGYMSGNISGYATLRRGPPPAPPKRGDGTKLTGEC
- the raph1b gene encoding ras-associated and pleckstrin homology domains-containing protein 1b isoform X3, with product MEQVSDDELDHGAEEDSDKEDQDLDKMFGAWLGELDKLTQSLDDGKPQKALQKPPLRQETNMANFSYRFSMYNINEALNQGDTVDLDALMADLCSIEQELNTVSKPNSTSRGQSKGQQRTGVGRAASSKHTGTSGGGSSGGSTSSSTRASPANTVRGGSVNARPAASNISLDDITSQLEKASLSMDEAARQTSSSSSSSSSSFSSTTLRRPSSGSSGGGQHRRAGSVGAVSEQEAPSQRSSVNSACASASSMDSLDIDKVLTGGEAEGQSSSNAPGPNQTSTEHSYLDRETSLILKSIAGKPSHLLTKEEQAAKLKAEKIRVALEKIKEAQVKKLVIRVHMSDESSKTMMVDERQSVRQVLDSLLDKSHCGYSPDWALVETITELQMERIFEDHENLVENLLNWTRDSHNKLMFIERIEKYALFKNPQNYLLGRKETSEMADRNKEALLEECFCGGTVSVPEIEGILWLKEDGKKSWKKRYFLLRASGIYYVPKGKAKASRDLVCFLQLDHVNVYYGQDYRSKYKAPTDYCLALKHPQIQKKSQYIKYLCCDDVRTLHQWVNGIRIAKYGKQLYGNYQEAMKRTEAAYDWSSLSTSSIRSGSSSASIPESQSNHSGQSDSGVDTGSSHGRSQSVVSSIFSEAWKRGTQIEESTKQIRMEASRGATLPHPSHSHRHHSQHSVDHPALTPPPQTHPQAQTPPPPQPQHPPVHPQTLVQPQQQHLPPQSPQQALQPLPQSPQRPQPAPPKSPQQQQQTSQAVSGYHHLPPPQQQPQAVSDYIHMPLQQQQQQQQPQTVSGYHHMPPPQQQQQPQTVSGYHQMPPQQQPQTVTGYHHMPPQQEQQQQQPQAVSGYHHRPPPEQQPQTVSDYHHMPPQQQPQTVSDYHHMPPPKQQQQPQTESDYHHMPSQIQRQQPQAVSDYYHMPPPQQQPQNVSGYHHMPPPQQQPQTVSGYHHMPPPQQQPQTVSGYHNMPPPQQQQPPAPPPPPPPPPPPPPPPVQSVSHHSPALTMYKFSTINRLQNQNSSQTANHHRLPPAPKPPVAKVSIKPNVNHIAARTNVPPPPPPPPPPSMPTPGSAMASLRLGPPSVAPPPAFVPPPPAPPPAPYTNGVAFPPPPPPGPAPMSQPVYSIGLKQALKERFPSPPRDLLSPNGDLDEYPPPAPAPPPPPPPPPPPPPPPPPTQQFPVPAQFPPPPAPPPAPPKTFTPGFIPHAPPKPVSPVSPFPPAPPYAALGGPAPAPPPPPPPPSSGAFKKQFSLHAGHTSSQPPRTLPKQHSLSKPPMSTGAPPTISLVKQLASQFPGAPSQVANHTESPKAPLSPPAVKTKPRWQPGGVQQLQSPEFPPPPPDSNAGFPAAPAPPAPPPPPPPPPPAPVTGPTPPPPPLPPGNLASTMRAPSGSSHFGGKKAPPTPNRNSSVKSDSSGSYEESRRNLLSKFGSKSNTPPSSPCPTSSSTGSPSKDHSAGPRAPPKPGKLNLANLPMGLQSKVSQAKQSSGDFPSPPPDCAYFPPPPPATEIFPPPPPPGDTHSGGPPRVAVVNPQPQAPPPPPPVSLFSNSTWGKSSLKKTPPPTLVRRSNNTPEPPPLSPPPTSPKGSSGQPNFLDDLHRTLKRKSVGRQGSLNSAGLSGKLEPAGTMDDMALPPPPPELLQDQGMQSNGGNGGYMSGNISGYATLRRGPPPAPPKRGDGTKLTGEC
- the raph1b gene encoding ras-associated and pleckstrin homology domains-containing protein 1b isoform X4, with product MEVMASCWRGQEEQAAKLKAEKIRVALEKIKEAQVKKLVIRVHMSDESSKTMMVDERQSVRQVLDSLLDKSHCGYSPDWALVETITELQMERIFEDHENLVENLLNWTRDSHNKLMFIERIEKYALFKNPQNYLLGRKETSEMADRNKEALLEECFCGGTVSVPEIEGILWLKEDGKKSWKKRYFLLRASGIYYVPKGKAKASRDLVCFLQLDHVNVYYGQDYRSKYKAPTDYCLALKHPQIQKKSQYIKYLCCDDVRTLHQWVNGIRIAKYGKQLYGNYQEAMKRTEAAYDWSSLSTSSIRSGSSSASIPESQSNHSGQSDSGVDTGSSHGRSQSVVSSIFSEAWKRGTQIEESTKQIRMEASRGATLPHPSHSHRHHSQHSVDHPALTPPPQTHPQAQTPPPPQPQHPPVHPQTLVQPQQQHLPPQSPQQALQPLPQSPQRPQPAPPKSPQQQQQTSQAVSGYHHLPPPQQQPQAVSDYIHMPLQQQQQQQQPQTVSGYHHMPPPQQQQQPQTVSGYHQMPPQQQPQTVTGYHHMPPQQEQQQQQPQAVSGYHHRPPPEQQPQTVSDYHHMPPQQQPQTVSDYHHMPPPKQQQQPQTESDYHHMPSQIQRQQPQAVSDYYHMPPPQQQPQNVSGYHHMPPPQQQPQTVSGYHHMPPPQQQPQTVSGYHNMPPPQQQQPPAPPPPPPPPPPPPPPPVQSVSHHSPALTMYKFSTINRLQNQNSSQTANHHRLPPAPKPPVAKVSIKPNVNHIAARTNVPPPPPPPPPPSMPTPGSAMASLRLGPPSVAPPPAFVPPPPAPPPAPYTNGVAFPPPPPPGPAPMSQPVYSIGLKQALKERFPSPPRDLLSPNGDLDEYPPPAPAPPPPPPPPPPPPPPPPPTQQFPVPAQFPPPPAPPPAPPKTFTPGFIPHAPPKPVSPVSPFPPAPPYAALGGPAPAPPPPPPPPSSGAFKKQFSLHAGHTSSQPPRTLPKQHSLSKPPMSTGAPPTISLVKQLASQFPGAPSQVANHTESPKAPLSPPAVKTKPRWQPGGVQQLQSPEFPPPPPDSNAGFPAAPAPPAPPPPPPPPPPAPVTGPTPPPPPLPPGNLASTMRAPSGSSHFGGKKAPPTPNRNSSVKSDSSGSYEESRRNLLSKFGSKSNTPPSSPCPTSSSTGSPSKDHSAGPRAPPKPGKLNLANLPMGLQSKVSQAKQSSGDFPSPPPDCAYFPPPPPATEIFPPPPPPGDTHSGGPPRVAVVNPQPQAPPPPPPVSLFSNSTWGKSSLKKTPPPTLVRRSNNTPEPPPLSPPPTSPKGSSGQPNFLDDLHRTLKRKSVGRQGSLNSAGLSGKLEPAGTMDDMALPPPPPELLQDQGMQSNGGNGGYMSGNISGYATLRRGPPPAPPKRGDGTKLTGEC